A part of Candidatus Thorarchaeota archaeon genomic DNA contains:
- a CDS encoding Lrp/AsnC ligand binding domain-containing protein: protein MVKSYVLIKTQAGKEDKVLRDLGAMNVVEEAHKVFGEFDIVAEVRARDMETVVEVVTERIRKVGAIEDTQTLLVIDLELDMTSTGLAN, encoded by the coding sequence ATGGTTAAAAGCTATGTACTGATTAAAACACAAGCTGGAAAAGAAGACAAGGTCCTTCGCGATTTAGGGGCTATGAATGTCGTGGAGGAAGCCCACAAAGTATTCGGGGAATTCGATATTGTGGCGGAAGTTAGAGCACGTGACATGGAGACAGTTGTTGAGGTTGTCACCGAGCGAATACGAAAAGTGGGAGCTATTGAAGATACACAGACCCTTCTTGTCATCGATCTCGAGCTAGATATGACTTCAACAGGCCTAGCCAACTGA